The following proteins are encoded in a genomic region of Dehalococcoidia bacterium:
- a CDS encoding restriction endonuclease, SacI family, translated as MARRIDYRRAAYLLEDELRQAETDYSRGAWPSVPDAVVRAADVLFATSTQSFREALLGCAVARVLDPDIDITLPYSHLADNAFSGRGLDERVINPLLQKHQIPCSKGAYLAVFRRSVPFDESIVRGLKDKEGYRAFLFYLAELKRADTDTARALLRYLLLRFIDLREKSIISLVKPRRLALEQWQRLVEVLLDRPSGGQLPVLLAVALLKAVSGTYGLGWDIQWQPINAPDAPSGAAGDITVYAGEEIYLALEVTERSVDENRVRSTFHSKIAPQRVGDFLFLFSQQGPTSGAFQAARQYLMQDYEIGFVPVKEWIICNLSLAGAEGRRRFLQEPAQFA; from the coding sequence ATGGCACGCAGGATCGATTACCGGCGGGCGGCATACCTGCTAGAGGATGAACTGCGGCAGGCAGAAACAGACTACTCGCGCGGCGCTTGGCCAAGCGTGCCGGACGCGGTAGTGAGGGCGGCCGATGTGCTCTTCGCGACATCAACCCAGTCATTCAGAGAAGCGTTGCTAGGGTGTGCTGTGGCCCGAGTCCTGGATCCGGACATAGACATCACACTACCCTACTCACACCTGGCGGACAACGCTTTCAGCGGGAGGGGCCTTGACGAAAGAGTGATCAACCCCCTCTTGCAAAAGCACCAGATCCCTTGCTCGAAAGGCGCATATCTAGCCGTCTTTCGGCGTTCAGTGCCATTCGACGAGAGCATAGTCAGGGGCCTGAAAGATAAAGAGGGATACAGGGCGTTCCTGTTCTATCTAGCTGAACTAAAGCGGGCCGACACGGATACAGCTCGCGCTCTGCTACGTTATCTGCTGTTGAGATTCATTGACCTTAGAGAAAAGTCGATCATCTCCCTAGTCAAGCCACGACGGCTGGCGCTGGAGCAGTGGCAACGACTGGTTGAAGTGCTGCTTGACAGGCCCAGCGGAGGACAGTTGCCGGTCTTGTTGGCTGTCGCTCTCCTGAAGGCTGTCAGCGGAACATACGGGTTGGGCTGGGATATTCAGTGGCAGCCAATCAATGCGCCGGACGCACCGTCAGGGGCTGCCGGAGATATTACCGTGTATGCTGGGGAGGAGATCTATCTTGCCCTGGAGGTCACCGAGCGATCGGTGGATGAAAACCGTGTCCGCTCTACGTTCCATAGCAAAATAGCACCACAGCGAGTAGGAGATTTCCTTTTTCTCTTTTCCCAACAAGGCCCAACCTCTGGGGCATTCCAAGCTGCCAGACAGTATTTGATGCAGGATTACGAGATAGGCTTTGTCCCGGTCAAGGAGTGGATCATCTGCAATCTTTCCCTCGCAGGCGCAGAGGGCCGACGTCGTTTCCTACAAGAACCTGCTCAATTTGCTTGA
- a CDS encoding SDR family oxidoreductase, producing MEVKGARVIVTGASSGIGRAAAVEFARAGAHVVLAARDRTALEEATREASAMGTRCLAVPTDVSDRAQVQALVERTVAELGGVDVLVNNAGLGLDAAVADGSLDNMRYLVDVNFFGAIHCLQAVVPHMRRQGRGVIVNVSSVAGRLAIPYSAIYAATKAALIALSDAARLELREDGIRVVCVLPGYTATAFHQNKLREVATPAPSRAVRGVPASKVGRRIVQAVQREERTVYVTMTDRLAVLLKEMAPGLVDWGMRRLWLASRRPQPISS from the coding sequence ATGGAAGTCAAGGGTGCCAGAGTCATCGTAACCGGCGCTTCCAGCGGCATCGGCCGGGCGGCGGCCGTGGAGTTCGCCCGCGCCGGAGCCCATGTCGTGCTGGCGGCCCGCGATCGTACTGCCCTGGAGGAGGCGACGCGGGAGGCCTCGGCCATGGGCACGCGCTGTCTGGCCGTCCCGACCGATGTCAGCGACCGTGCACAGGTGCAGGCACTGGTGGAGCGGACGGTGGCCGAGCTGGGCGGGGTGGACGTGCTGGTCAACAACGCCGGTCTCGGCCTGGACGCCGCCGTGGCCGATGGCTCCCTGGACAACATGCGCTACCTGGTGGATGTCAACTTCTTCGGCGCCATCCATTGCCTTCAGGCCGTGGTGCCCCACATGCGCCGACAGGGGCGAGGCGTCATCGTCAACGTGTCGTCGGTAGCCGGTCGCCTCGCCATCCCCTACAGCGCCATCTATGCCGCTACCAAGGCGGCCCTCATCGCCCTCTCCGATGCTGCGCGACTGGAGCTGAGGGAGGACGGCATACGGGTGGTGTGTGTCCTGCCTGGCTATACCGCTACCGCCTTCCACCAGAACAAGCTGCGGGAGGTGGCCACTCCGGCGCCCTCGCGGGCCGTGAGGGGGGTGCCAGCCAGCAAGGTGGGCCGGCGCATCGTGCAGGCCGTGCAACGGGAGGAGCGCACCGTATATGTCACCATGACCGATCGCCTGGCGGTGCTTCTGAAGGAAATGGCTCCCGGGCTGGTGGACTGGGGGATGAGGCGGCTGTGGCTGGCCTCGCGCCGTCCACAGCCCATCTCCTCATGA
- a CDS encoding alpha/beta hydrolase, giving the protein MPEAVDATVRLRGLTFHYRDWGGEGPPLLLLHGLASTSHIWDLTAPLLAERFRVLALDQRGHGESDKPDDGYDFDSFTADVHAFIAALGLQRPALVGHSWGGSVALHYAASHPAVPRALVLVDGGFLEMASLPGNTWERVERELAPPDFTGMTVESLLAFAPRTELGAIWGPEVERAVLACFHIGEDGSVRPRLSRERHMRILRAIWDLKASELYPRIACPVLMVAAQPSEPRGRAADFLAAKRLGLATAERLLRRSRTLWLADTIHDIPLQRPRELAEAIVAFLEAEAP; this is encoded by the coding sequence ATGCCCGAGGCCGTCGATGCCACCGTCCGCCTGCGCGGCCTGACCTTCCACTACCGCGACTGGGGAGGCGAGGGGCCGCCCCTGCTGCTCCTGCACGGTCTGGCCTCCACCAGCCACATCTGGGACCTGACGGCGCCGCTCCTGGCCGAGCGCTTTCGCGTGCTGGCCCTCGACCAGCGCGGCCACGGCGAGTCCGACAAGCCCGACGACGGCTACGACTTCGATTCCTTCACCGCCGACGTGCATGCCTTCATCGCTGCGCTGGGACTGCAGCGGCCCGCGCTGGTGGGGCACTCCTGGGGCGGCAGCGTCGCCCTCCATTACGCCGCTTCCCATCCTGCAGTGCCCCGCGCCCTAGTGCTGGTGGACGGCGGCTTCCTGGAGATGGCCTCTCTGCCGGGGAACACCTGGGAACGGGTGGAGCGAGAACTGGCGCCCCCCGACTTCACGGGCATGACGGTCGAGTCGCTCCTCGCCTTCGCACCGCGCACGGAACTGGGCGCCATCTGGGGGCCGGAGGTGGAGCGGGCAGTGCTGGCCTGCTTCCACATCGGCGAGGACGGCAGCGTGCGTCCCCGCCTCAGCCGCGAGCGGCACATGCGCATCCTGCGCGCCATCTGGGACCTGAAGGCGTCGGAGCTCTACCCGCGCATCGCCTGCCCGGTGCTGATGGTGGCGGCGCAGCCGTCGGAGCCCCGGGGGCGGGCGGCCGACTTCCTGGCTGCCAAGCGCCTGGGCCTAGCCACCGCCGAGCGGCTGCTGCGCCGCAGTCGCACCCTCTGGCTGGCGGATACCATTCACGACATCCCACTGCAGCGCCCCCGGGAGCTGGCGGAGGCCATAGTCGCCTTCCTAGAGGCCGAAGCGCCCTAG
- a CDS encoding SDR family oxidoreductase encodes MKELSLSEKVALVLGVEHPTGRAIAVALAEAGADVACVATSPRREAEVAANSCANEVWAVGRRALALAIDPLDEGQVEGAVDRTVRELGRLDILVNAHDVPYAAPVEETTTERFRRVLEGNLTAVYLACRAAARVMLAQGKGRIVNVLPLLAERGLANASAYCAAKGGVLNLTRALALEWARRGVAINALGCGWVEGEGLVQDPETKAQLERYLPYRRLARPDELAGAAVYLASDAADFVTGQVIWVEGGALSHV; translated from the coding sequence ATGAAGGAGCTGTCCCTGTCGGAAAAGGTCGCCCTGGTGCTGGGCGTGGAGCACCCCACCGGCCGGGCTATCGCCGTGGCACTGGCCGAGGCCGGAGCCGATGTCGCCTGCGTCGCTACCTCTCCCCGCCGCGAGGCCGAGGTGGCGGCCAACTCCTGTGCCAACGAGGTCTGGGCCGTGGGCCGCCGCGCCCTGGCCTTAGCCATCGACCCGCTGGACGAAGGCCAGGTGGAGGGTGCAGTAGACAGGACGGTGCGGGAGCTGGGCCGCCTCGACATCCTGGTGAATGCCCATGACGTCCCCTACGCCGCCCCGGTGGAGGAGACGACGACCGAGCGCTTCCGACGGGTGCTGGAGGGCAACCTGACGGCCGTCTACCTGGCCTGTCGCGCCGCAGCCCGTGTCATGCTGGCCCAGGGGAAGGGGCGCATCGTCAACGTACTGCCCCTGCTGGCCGAGAGGGGCCTGGCCAACGCCTCCGCCTATTGCGCCGCCAAGGGCGGAGTCCTGAACCTGACCCGTGCCCTGGCCCTGGAGTGGGCCAGGCGGGGCGTGGCCATCAACGCCCTGGGCTGCGGCTGGGTGGAGGGCGAAGGCCTGGTGCAGGACCCGGAGACCAAGGCCCAGCTGGAGCGCTACCTGCCGTACCGTCGCCTGGCCCGGCCCGATGAGCTGGCCGGGGCGGCCGTCTATCTGGCCTCCGATGCCGCCGACTTCGTCACCGGCCAGGTCATCTGGGTAGAGGGCGGCGCCCTCAGTCACGTGTAG
- a CDS encoding SDR family NAD(P)-dependent oxidoreductase → MGWEGRRVVVLGAETAVGRALAQALAEAGARLALVAARADAETAFAVQRLARRLSRPGQDPILSQAIDGSNEMALRVTARQMAKALGGLDALFFCADLGPATASALELACRYYCREMGRAGGGVIVCAGLDLDLEPLAEACRANNVRVVGVTGQADAQALAQEALRLALER, encoded by the coding sequence GTGGGTTGGGAGGGCAGACGGGTCGTCGTCCTGGGCGCCGAAACGGCAGTGGGCCGCGCCCTGGCCCAAGCCCTCGCCGAGGCCGGCGCTCGCCTGGCCCTGGTGGCTGCCAGGGCGGACGCCGAGACCGCTTTCGCCGTCCAGCGCCTGGCCCGTCGCCTCAGCCGGCCCGGACAGGACCCCATCCTGTCCCAGGCGATAGACGGCAGCAACGAAATGGCCCTGCGGGTCACCGCCCGCCAGATGGCCAAGGCCCTTGGGGGACTCGACGCCCTCTTCTTCTGCGCCGACCTGGGCCCTGCCACAGCATCTGCCCTGGAGCTGGCCTGCCGCTATTACTGCCGCGAGATGGGGCGCGCCGGCGGAGGCGTCATCGTCTGTGCGGGCCTCGACCTGGACCTGGAGCCGCTGGCGGAGGCCTGCCGTGCTAACAACGTCCGCGTGGTGGGAGTAACAGGGCAGGCCGATGCCCAGGCGCTGGCGCAGGAGGCGCTGCGCCTGGCCCTGGAGCGATAG
- a CDS encoding bifunctional (p)ppGpp synthetase/guanosine-3',5'-bis(diphosphate) 3'-pyrophosphohydrolase, translating into MMPRTVGSQDLLAKVREYLPPQGVALVERALEFATRCHEGQFRRSGDPAITHPLHAAYSIAELQLDAETVAAALLHDVQEDCNVTNHELERRFGRTVARLVEGVTKLGQIPWQALEEKAADERLQAENLRKMFLAMAQDLRVVLIKLADRLHNMLTLYALPPEDQVRISRETLEIYAPLASRLGIWQFKWQLEDLAFRYLEPEKYRAIAAMLAAKREARQRYIAQVQELLKGELEKNGIRAEVQGRAKHIYSIYQKMQRYVAEGRSPNEIYDLLAVRVLVDTVPDCYKALGVVHGLWTPIPGTFDDYIAKPKESMYQSLHTTVMGPGGRPLEVQIRTHGMHRVAEYGVAAHWRYKEGSGGDARYQERLAWLRQLLEWHRELAGAAELVEAVKTDIFQDQVYVFTPKGEVKELARGATPIDFAYLIHTDLGHSCVGARVNGRLVPLNYQLQNGDVVEIITSKTSRGPSRDWLNPHLGYVRTSHARQKIRQWFKRQERAENIARGREMLERELKRLGLHLSEVEEEVLRVTQAPTLDDLCLRIGYGEMSSQQVALRLSHLIEPPPEPTAAPPAQRPTYTGGVRVLGTGDLLTRLARCCQPVPGDAIIGYITRGEGVTVHRQDCGNVLALERERLVEVEWADGGNVYPVAVRIDAWDRVGLLRDLSTLVADERVNMTGVHTDEHQDGTITIYVTLETRGVAQLMRLLNKLETVRGVISVERQLQGAAGV; encoded by the coding sequence ATGATGCCCAGGACCGTCGGGTCCCAGGACCTTTTGGCCAAAGTGCGCGAATACCTGCCGCCCCAGGGCGTGGCCCTGGTGGAGCGGGCGCTGGAGTTCGCCACCCGCTGTCACGAGGGGCAGTTCCGTCGCTCCGGCGACCCGGCCATCACCCACCCTCTCCACGCCGCCTACAGCATAGCCGAGCTGCAGCTGGACGCCGAGACGGTGGCTGCCGCCCTCCTACATGACGTGCAGGAGGACTGCAACGTCACCAACCACGAGCTGGAGCGGCGTTTCGGGCGGACGGTGGCCCGCCTGGTGGAGGGGGTCACCAAGCTGGGACAGATCCCGTGGCAGGCCCTGGAGGAGAAGGCTGCCGATGAGCGTCTCCAGGCCGAGAACCTCCGCAAGATGTTCCTGGCCATGGCCCAGGACCTGCGGGTGGTCCTCATCAAGCTGGCCGACCGCCTGCACAACATGCTCACCCTTTATGCCCTGCCGCCCGAGGACCAGGTGCGCATCTCCAGGGAGACGCTGGAGATATATGCCCCCCTCGCTTCCCGGCTGGGGATCTGGCAGTTCAAGTGGCAGTTGGAGGACCTGGCCTTCCGCTACCTGGAGCCCGAGAAGTACCGGGCCATCGCTGCCATGCTGGCCGCCAAGCGGGAGGCCCGCCAGCGCTACATCGCCCAGGTCCAGGAGCTGCTGAAGGGAGAGCTGGAGAAGAACGGCATCCGCGCCGAAGTGCAGGGGCGGGCCAAGCACATCTACAGCATCTACCAGAAGATGCAGCGCTACGTGGCCGAGGGCCGCAGTCCCAACGAGATCTACGACCTGCTGGCGGTGCGGGTGCTGGTGGACACGGTGCCCGACTGCTACAAGGCCCTGGGAGTCGTCCATGGGCTGTGGACGCCCATCCCCGGGACCTTCGATGACTACATCGCCAAGCCCAAGGAGAGCATGTACCAGTCCCTGCACACCACTGTCATGGGGCCAGGGGGGAGGCCGCTGGAGGTCCAGATTCGCACCCATGGCATGCACCGGGTGGCCGAGTATGGCGTGGCCGCCCACTGGCGCTACAAGGAGGGAAGCGGGGGCGACGCCCGCTACCAGGAGCGGTTGGCCTGGCTGCGGCAGCTGCTGGAGTGGCATCGGGAGCTGGCCGGAGCCGCCGAGCTGGTGGAGGCCGTCAAGACCGACATCTTCCAGGACCAGGTCTACGTCTTCACGCCCAAGGGGGAGGTGAAGGAGCTGGCCCGTGGGGCCACCCCCATCGACTTCGCTTACTTGATCCATACCGATCTGGGCCATTCCTGTGTGGGGGCACGAGTCAACGGCCGCCTGGTGCCCCTGAACTATCAGCTCCAGAACGGCGACGTGGTGGAGATCATCACCAGCAAGACCTCTCGCGGCCCCTCCCGGGACTGGCTGAACCCCCACCTGGGCTACGTGCGCACCAGCCACGCCCGCCAGAAGATCCGCCAGTGGTTTAAGCGTCAGGAGCGGGCCGAGAACATCGCCCGCGGCCGCGAGATGCTGGAGCGAGAGCTCAAGCGCCTGGGCCTGCACCTGTCCGAGGTGGAGGAGGAGGTGCTGCGGGTGACGCAGGCCCCTACCCTGGACGATCTGTGTCTGCGCATCGGCTATGGCGAGATGAGCAGCCAGCAGGTGGCGCTGCGCCTCTCCCACCTCATTGAGCCGCCCCCGGAGCCGACGGCCGCGCCCCCGGCCCAGCGTCCCACCTACACCGGCGGTGTGCGCGTCCTGGGCACGGGCGACCTGCTGACGCGGCTGGCCCGCTGCTGCCAGCCTGTGCCCGGCGATGCCATCATCGGCTACATCACCCGTGGCGAGGGCGTCACGGTGCACCGGCAGGACTGCGGCAACGTGCTGGCGCTGGAGCGGGAGCGTCTGGTGGAAGTGGAATGGGCTGATGGCGGGAACGTCTACCCGGTGGCGGTGCGCATAGACGCCTGGGACCGGGTGGGGCTGCTGCGCGACCTCTCCACCCTGGTGGCCGACGAGCGGGTGAACATGACGGGCGTCCACACCGACGAGCACCAGGACGGGACCATCACCATCTACGTGACGCTGGAGACGCGGGGCGTGGCCCAGCTCATGCGGCTGCTGAACAAGCTGGAAACGGTGCGGGGGGTCATATCTGTGGAGCGGCAGCTACAGGGGGCGGCGGGCGTGTGA
- a CDS encoding SDR family oxidoreductase, whose translation MGVLDKLRLDGKVAVVTGAGRGLGRAMALALADAGADVVCAARSRDQIEETASLIREKGRRALAVPTDVSRSDQCTALIETTLAELGRLDILVNNAGGATPGYNKPVEEITDEEWRLGIDTNLSSVFYCCRAAIPHLIKQGGGKIINVSSGYGLRGGRNNFIYASAKAAIINFTRSLALTYARFNIQANCIIPGFFPHENQMVIQYLRGGQFIPMGRVGRDEELGPACVFLASPLSDYMSGQVIALEGGGLAGGQAPTGLAPLVPLPEA comes from the coding sequence GTGGGCGTCCTGGACAAGCTGAGGCTCGACGGAAAGGTGGCCGTGGTCACCGGCGCCGGTCGCGGCCTGGGCCGCGCTATGGCCCTGGCCCTCGCCGATGCGGGCGCCGATGTGGTCTGCGCCGCCCGTTCGCGCGACCAGATCGAAGAGACGGCCAGCCTCATCCGGGAGAAGGGGCGCCGCGCCCTGGCCGTCCCCACCGACGTCAGCCGTTCCGACCAGTGCACGGCCCTCATCGAGACGACGCTGGCGGAGCTGGGTCGGCTGGACATCCTGGTCAACAACGCCGGCGGCGCCACCCCCGGCTACAACAAGCCGGTGGAGGAGATCACCGACGAGGAGTGGCGGCTGGGCATCGACACCAACCTGTCCAGCGTCTTCTACTGCTGTCGCGCCGCCATCCCCCACCTCATAAAGCAAGGCGGGGGCAAGATCATCAACGTCTCGTCGGGCTACGGCCTGAGGGGCGGGCGCAACAATTTCATCTATGCCTCGGCCAAGGCGGCCATCATCAACTTCACTCGCTCCCTGGCCCTGACCTACGCTCGCTTCAACATCCAGGCCAACTGCATCATCCCCGGATTCTTCCCGCACGAGAACCAGATGGTCATCCAGTACCTGCGGGGGGGTCAGTTCATCCCCATGGGCCGCGTGGGCCGCGACGAGGAACTGGGGCCAGCCTGCGTCTTCCTGGCCTCGCCCCTGTCGGACTACATGAGCGGCCAGGTCATCGCCCTCGAAGGAGGCGGCCTGGCGGGCGGGCAGGCCCCCACCGGCCTGGCACCGCTGGTGCCCCTGCCGGAGGCATAG
- a CDS encoding antibiotic biosynthesis monooxygenase, translated as MLKLENPPILVVAGMRWRHPFGIFFYFGRRWRRFRRALLSAEGLLLYQEVVERPRGLLPRTFLALSWWRDRESLKAFYNHPLHQEMVRWADSGERPFDLWIEEYVMREPGSYRGAPAPLPAALEASHITLRKVQT; from the coding sequence GTGCTGAAGCTGGAGAACCCGCCCATCCTGGTAGTGGCAGGGATGCGCTGGCGGCACCCCTTCGGCATCTTTTTCTACTTCGGACGTCGCTGGCGCCGCTTCCGCCGGGCGCTGCTCTCGGCCGAGGGCCTTCTGCTCTATCAGGAGGTTGTAGAGAGGCCGCGGGGGCTGCTGCCCCGGACCTTCCTGGCCCTTTCCTGGTGGCGCGACCGGGAGTCGCTGAAGGCCTTCTACAACCACCCTCTGCATCAGGAGATGGTGCGCTGGGCCGACAGCGGCGAGCGGCCCTTCGACCTCTGGATCGAGGAATATGTCATGCGGGAGCCGGGCTCCTACCGGGGCGCCCCGGCCCCCCTCCCCGCCGCCCTCGAGGCCAGTCATATAACTCTCAGGAAGGTGCAGACATGA
- a CDS encoding SDR family oxidoreductase yields MDLLLRDKVAVIAGGSRGIGRAVALVLAEEGCRLVLAARGEEGLRRAQELVEARGAEASIFAGDLTRPDDCQRLVQTALDAFGRIDILVNSLHASLPGQDEETWRRGLEALLLTPVRLTSLVAPVMRQQGGGVIVHMASIWGRESGGTPAYNAAKAALISHAKAMATALAPDGIRVVAVAPGSIAHPGGTWRRRQLEDPEGMAHFTRDNIPWLRFGTAEEVANVVAFLCSPRAGWVTGACVVVDGGQGRSNI; encoded by the coding sequence TTGGACCTGCTTTTGCGCGACAAGGTAGCCGTCATCGCCGGAGGCAGCCGGGGCATCGGGCGGGCGGTGGCCCTGGTCCTGGCGGAGGAGGGCTGCCGGCTGGTGCTGGCGGCCCGCGGCGAGGAAGGCTTGCGAAGGGCGCAGGAGCTGGTGGAGGCGAGGGGCGCCGAGGCGTCCATCTTCGCCGGCGACCTGACCCGCCCCGACGACTGCCAGCGCCTAGTGCAGACGGCCCTGGACGCCTTCGGGCGCATAGACATCCTGGTCAACAGCCTGCACGCCTCCCTGCCCGGCCAGGACGAGGAGACCTGGCGTCGGGGGCTGGAGGCGCTGCTGCTGACGCCGGTGCGCCTGACCTCCCTGGTGGCGCCCGTAATGCGCCAGCAGGGGGGAGGAGTCATCGTGCACATGGCTTCCATCTGGGGGCGGGAGTCGGGCGGCACGCCGGCCTACAACGCCGCCAAGGCCGCCCTCATCTCCCACGCCAAGGCGATGGCGACCGCCCTGGCGCCCGATGGCATCCGCGTGGTGGCGGTGGCGCCGGGATCCATCGCCCATCCCGGCGGCACCTGGCGACGGCGCCAGCTAGAAGACCCGGAGGGGATGGCCCACTTCACCCGCGACAACATCCCCTGGTTGCGCTTCGGCACTGCGGAGGAAGTGGCCAACGTGGTGGCCTTCCTCTGCTCGCCGCGGGCCGGCTGGGTGACAGGGGCCTGTGTAGTGGTGGACGGAGGGCAGGGGCGCAGCAACATCTAG
- a CDS encoding crotonase/enoyl-CoA hydratase family protein — protein MAYETIIYEREGRKARIILNRPEKLNAISWQMMQELSQALWEADRDPEVHVVVLKGAGRAFSSGYDITPPPGDRTHAPTGITMERDIWFLERGLDLRMAIWDMHKPVIGQVHGYCLAGGTDLVLLCDIVICAEDAIFGFPPVRAMGSPVNHMWTYLVGPQWAKRLLLTGDTIDGREAERIGLVLKAVPADRLEAEVETLADRMSQIDVDLLAANKRIVNLAMELMGARTMQRLAAERDAIARQAPVVREFYRIAKEQGLRAALEWRDARFGDRPRREDS, from the coding sequence ATGGCCTACGAGACCATCATCTACGAGCGAGAGGGGCGGAAGGCGCGCATAATCCTGAACCGCCCCGAAAAGCTCAACGCCATCTCCTGGCAGATGATGCAGGAGCTGTCGCAGGCCCTGTGGGAGGCCGACCGCGACCCGGAGGTGCACGTGGTGGTGCTAAAGGGGGCCGGCCGGGCCTTCTCCTCGGGCTACGACATCACGCCGCCGCCCGGCGACCGCACCCACGCCCCTACCGGCATCACCATGGAGCGCGACATCTGGTTCCTGGAGCGGGGGCTGGACCTGCGCATGGCCATCTGGGACATGCACAAGCCGGTCATCGGGCAGGTGCACGGATACTGCCTGGCCGGCGGCACCGACCTGGTGCTCCTCTGTGACATCGTCATCTGCGCGGAGGACGCCATCTTCGGCTTTCCGCCGGTGCGGGCCATGGGCTCGCCCGTGAACCACATGTGGACTTATCTGGTGGGCCCCCAGTGGGCCAAGCGGCTGTTGCTGACGGGCGACACCATCGATGGCCGCGAGGCGGAGCGCATCGGGCTGGTGCTGAAGGCGGTGCCCGCCGACCGACTGGAGGCGGAGGTAGAGACCCTGGCCGACCGCATGAGCCAGATAGACGTGGACCTGCTGGCGGCCAATAAGCGCATCGTCAACCTGGCCATGGAGCTGATGGGCGCCCGCACCATGCAACGGCTGGCGGCGGAGCGGGACGCTATCGCCCGTCAGGCGCCGGTGGTGCGGGAGTTCTACCGCATCGCCAAGGAGCAAGGGCTGCGGGCGGCCCTGGAGTGGCGCGACGCCAGGTTCGGCGACCGCCCGCGTCGCGAAGACTCATAG
- a CDS encoding DNA adenine methylase, whose translation MTVVLPAFLASRERSSRKPDPLVSVNGKQKGKKLIAFGWYGGKYSHLDWLLPLLPLTHHYCEPFGGSAAVLLNRPPSPVETYNDIDGEVVNFFRVLRERPSELIWAITFTPFSREEFALAVSPPTEELSELERARRFYVRARQARTGLAQTATLGRWANCKNTSRRGMSGVISRWLGGIDMLADIAERLLRVQIENRPAVEVIKLYDSPDTLFYCDPPYPPEARGDDRAYGYEMDEEAHRYLAEVLHQCRGKVAISGYRCKLMDELYKDWTRIDAPLKTCHSVKEPRQEALWINYSL comes from the coding sequence ATGACAGTTGTCTTACCTGCCTTTCTGGCATCCCGCGAGCGCAGCAGCCGTAAGCCGGATCCCCTCGTTAGTGTTAATGGGAAGCAGAAAGGCAAGAAACTCATCGCCTTCGGTTGGTATGGTGGCAAATACTCTCACCTCGACTGGTTGCTTCCCCTCTTGCCTCTCACACATCACTACTGCGAGCCCTTCGGTGGCTCAGCTGCTGTATTGCTGAACCGACCACCGTCCCCAGTAGAAACTTACAACGATATTGATGGAGAGGTGGTGAATTTTTTCCGGGTACTCCGGGAGAGGCCCAGCGAGCTCATCTGGGCCATTACGTTTACCCCCTTCTCCAGGGAGGAGTTCGCTCTTGCAGTATCACCACCTACAGAAGAACTGTCCGAATTGGAACGTGCCCGACGTTTCTACGTCCGTGCCAGGCAGGCACGTACCGGGTTGGCACAAACGGCCACTCTAGGACGCTGGGCTAACTGTAAGAATACCTCTCGCCGTGGCATGTCTGGCGTGATTTCTCGCTGGCTTGGGGGAATCGATATGTTGGCTGACATCGCGGAACGACTACTGCGTGTGCAAATAGAAAATCGGCCCGCGGTAGAGGTTATTAAGCTTTATGATTCCCCGGATACTCTTTTCTATTGCGACCCGCCTTATCCACCGGAGGCCAGAGGGGACGATCGTGCATACGGTTATGAAATGGATGAAGAAGCCCATCGCTATTTAGCGGAAGTTCTGCATCAATGTAGAGGTAAAGTTGCCATTTCTGGATATCGATGTAAATTGATGGATGAACTCTATAAAGATTGGACCCGCATTGATGCGCCGCTGAAGACGTGCCACTCGGTCAAGGAACCAAGGCAAGAGGCGCTGTGGATCAATTATAGCCTGTGA